From one Streptomyces sp. NBC_01478 genomic stretch:
- the qcrC gene encoding cytochrome bc1 complex diheme cytochrome c subunit: MKKLSTRRRHPLAAVVVLLLALAVSGGVYSLLAPASKAQADESAQSLAIDEGKKLFAVGCASCHGTGGQGSSDGPSLVGVGAAAVDFQVGTGRMPAQQPGAQIPAKKVIYSQAEIDQLAAYIASLGAGPVIPTKNEYGPEGSDIAKGGELFRTNCAQCHNFTGKGGALTHGKFAPSLEGVAPKHIYEAMQTGPQNMPSFPDTTLSSKNKKDIIAYLDAVNGDDTESPGGLELGGLGPVSEGLFAWIFGLGALIAVAVWVAARTAKAKKS, encoded by the coding sequence GTGAAAAAGCTCTCCACACGACGACGCCATCCGCTGGCGGCGGTCGTCGTACTACTCCTCGCGCTGGCGGTATCCGGGGGGGTGTACAGCCTGCTCGCCCCCGCGAGCAAGGCGCAGGCCGACGAGTCCGCTCAGTCCCTCGCCATCGACGAGGGCAAGAAGCTGTTCGCCGTCGGCTGCGCAAGTTGCCACGGCACCGGCGGTCAGGGCTCCTCCGACGGTCCGAGCCTGGTGGGTGTCGGCGCCGCGGCGGTCGACTTCCAGGTCGGCACCGGCCGGATGCCGGCCCAGCAGCCGGGCGCTCAGATCCCGGCCAAGAAGGTCATCTACTCCCAGGCCGAGATCGACCAGCTCGCGGCGTACATCGCCTCGCTGGGCGCCGGCCCGGTCATCCCGACGAAGAACGAGTACGGGCCGGAGGGTTCGGACATCGCCAAGGGTGGCGAGCTGTTCCGCACCAACTGCGCCCAGTGCCACAACTTCACCGGCAAGGGCGGCGCGCTGACGCACGGCAAGTTCGCGCCGAGCCTCGAAGGCGTTGCCCCGAAGCACATCTACGAGGCCATGCAGACCGGCCCGCAGAACATGCCTTCCTTCCCCGACACCACGCTGTCGTCGAAGAACAAGAAGGACATCATCGCGTACCTCGACGCGGTCAACGGCGACGACACCGAGAGCCCCGGCGGTCTTGAGCTGGGTGGTCTCGGTCCGGTCAGTGAGGGTCTCTTCGCCTGGATCTTCGGTCTGGGCGCGCTGATCGCGGTAGCCGTCTGGGTCGCCGCTCGGACCGCAAAGGCCAAGAAGTCATGA
- a CDS encoding NYN domain-containing protein has product MVENSGGGPGDGAAEVLDRPLPDGVRRRVVQIVSDGFGGLTVSELPAQLRQYARFAPNRRAKFAGNAMAAALETDPLFRQRIGEKLREAQSELTGALDSGSPPPAADPLDVAAAAYVLRPTGWVKLVTAAGEEALRADAERADEESRAELERLRAELAQARDATRSETERLRTELDTAKKEAESLHRKLRAAHSDVKRGEAALRKLRAETDTARAEGQTQLSAAESEGRRLKARLAEAEAALEATRKAAREGRSVEDMRVRLLLDTVLEAAQGLRRELALPPVSVRPAETVDAVEPGRMTPKDIAARALSENDPAILDQLLALPQAHLVVDGYNVTKTGYPQMPLEKQRLRLLGQLSQLAAQTGAEVTCVFDGAELAAPVLLAPPRGVRVLFSKPGVTADELIRQLVRAEPPGRPVIVASTDREVADGIAKVGARPVASAVLLKRLS; this is encoded by the coding sequence ATGGTGGAGAACTCAGGCGGGGGGCCGGGCGACGGCGCCGCCGAGGTGCTCGACCGCCCGCTGCCCGACGGCGTGCGCAGGAGAGTCGTACAGATCGTGTCGGACGGCTTCGGCGGCCTCACCGTCTCCGAACTGCCCGCGCAGCTACGACAGTACGCCCGCTTCGCCCCCAACCGGCGCGCCAAGTTCGCCGGCAATGCCATGGCCGCCGCTCTGGAGACCGATCCGCTGTTCCGGCAGCGGATCGGGGAGAAGCTGAGAGAGGCCCAGTCGGAGCTCACCGGCGCGCTCGACTCCGGCTCGCCGCCCCCGGCCGCGGACCCGCTCGACGTGGCGGCCGCGGCCTATGTTCTGCGCCCCACCGGCTGGGTGAAGCTGGTGACCGCCGCCGGCGAGGAGGCGCTGCGTGCCGACGCCGAGCGCGCCGACGAGGAGAGCCGGGCCGAACTGGAGCGGCTGCGCGCGGAGTTGGCGCAGGCGCGGGACGCGACCCGCAGCGAGACCGAGCGGCTGCGCACCGAGCTGGACACGGCGAAGAAGGAAGCGGAGTCGCTGCACCGCAAGCTGCGTGCCGCCCACAGCGACGTCAAGCGCGGCGAGGCCGCCCTGCGCAAGCTGCGCGCCGAGACGGACACCGCGCGCGCCGAGGGCCAGACCCAGTTGTCCGCCGCCGAGAGCGAGGGCCGGCGCCTCAAGGCCCGGCTCGCCGAGGCGGAGGCGGCCCTCGAGGCCACCCGCAAGGCGGCCCGCGAGGGGCGCAGCGTCGAGGACATGCGGGTGCGCCTGCTGCTCGACACCGTGCTGGAGGCGGCCCAGGGGCTGCGGCGGGAACTGGCGCTGCCGCCCGTCTCCGTACGCCCCGCCGAGACCGTCGACGCGGTCGAACCGGGACGAATGACCCCGAAGGACATCGCCGCGCGGGCGCTGTCCGAGAACGACCCGGCGATCCTCGACCAACTGCTCGCGCTGCCGCAGGCCCACCTGGTCGTCGACGGCTACAACGTCACCAAGACCGGCTATCCCCAAATGCCCCTGGAGAAGCAGCGGTTGAGGCTGCTCGGGCAGCTCTCGCAGCTCGCCGCGCAGACCGGCGCCGAGGTCACCTGTGTCTTCGACGGGGCCGAGCTGGCCGCGCCCGTGCTGCTCGCGCCGCCGCGCGGAGTGCGGGTGCTGTTCTCCAAACCGGGCGTCACCGCCGACGAGTTGATCCGCCAGTTGGTGCGCGCGGAGCCGCCGGGCCGGCCCGTCATCGTCGCGTCGACCGACCGCGAGGTGGCCGACGGCATCGCGAAGGTGGGCGCCCGGCCCGTCGCTTCTGCGGTACTCCTCAAGCGACTGTCGTGA
- a CDS encoding rhomboid family intramembrane serine protease, translating into MISNWGTAGVRAIRNTSAPMTYALIGLCCLIFVLGPASGFVPSYGTGDALLAAQRAYFRRWGVVPADLFASPAREALTPVTALFVHGSWIHLLGNMLFLYVFGAMTEERLGRVEFTLFYVGCGYLALLGYAVANADSAQSLVGASGAISAVLGAFLYLFPRARVTSLLPFLLFLPLRFPAWVVLPFWVALQWLAAGQAAQGPGVAYLAHLVGFTLGFGYAWVRFRKKKGPRGGLGRAVVGDGRATRVKPAPATVPEGENQP; encoded by the coding sequence ATGATCAGCAACTGGGGAACAGCGGGCGTCCGGGCCATCCGGAACACCTCGGCACCGATGACATACGCCCTGATCGGCCTGTGCTGCCTGATCTTCGTCCTCGGCCCGGCCTCGGGTTTCGTCCCGTCCTACGGCACCGGGGACGCGCTGCTCGCCGCGCAGCGGGCGTACTTCCGCCGCTGGGGTGTGGTCCCGGCCGACCTGTTCGCGAGCCCGGCCCGAGAGGCCCTGACCCCGGTCACGGCCCTCTTCGTCCACGGGAGCTGGATCCATCTCCTCGGCAACATGCTCTTCCTCTACGTCTTCGGAGCGATGACCGAGGAGCGACTGGGCCGGGTCGAGTTCACCCTGTTCTACGTGGGCTGCGGCTACCTGGCGCTGCTGGGGTACGCGGTGGCCAACGCCGACTCCGCGCAGTCCCTCGTCGGCGCGTCCGGGGCGATCTCGGCGGTCCTCGGGGCGTTCCTGTACTTGTTCCCCCGGGCCCGGGTGACGAGCCTCCTCCCCTTCCTCCTCTTCCTGCCGCTGCGCTTCCCCGCGTGGGTCGTGCTGCCGTTCTGGGTGGCCCTCCAGTGGCTGGCGGCGGGCCAGGCCGCGCAGGGGCCGGGGGTGGCGTACCTCGCCCACCTGGTGGGCTTCACGCTGGGGTTCGGCTACGCGTGGGTGAGATTCAGGAAAAAGAAGGGCCCGAGGGGCGGCCTGGGAAGGGCGGTGGTGGGAGACGGGCGGGCGACTAGAGTGAAACCCGCCCCAGCAACGGTCCCCGAGGGAGAGAACCAGCCGTGA
- a CDS encoding Lrp/AsnC family transcriptional regulator — MITAIVLIKTSVDRIPEIAESIAALESVSEVFSVTGTYDLIAMVRVRQHEDLAEVIPGRISKIPGVEGTDTHVAFRTYSQHDLEAAFAIGLDS, encoded by the coding sequence GTGATCACCGCGATCGTCCTCATCAAGACCAGCGTGGACCGGATTCCGGAGATCGCCGAGTCGATCGCCGCGCTCGAATCTGTGAGCGAGGTCTTCTCTGTCACCGGTACGTACGACTTGATCGCGATGGTGCGGGTGCGGCAGCACGAGGATCTGGCCGAGGTCATCCCCGGGCGGATCAGCAAGATCCCCGGGGTGGAGGGGACGGACACGCACGTGGCGTTCCGGACGTACTCGCAGCACGACCTCGAGGCGGCGTTCGCGATCGGGCTGGACTCCTAG
- the qcrA gene encoding cytochrome bc1 complex Rieske iron-sulfur subunit has translation MSSQDIPEENLPAEQDAHGAVSVADENDPFADPGLPPHEHRVQDIDERAAKRSERVVAFLFTLSMLATVGFIASYVGIPHDKAIFVFPIGHINALNFALGLTLGTALFAIGAGAVHWARTLMSDVEIADERHAIEAPPEVKAKVMADFKEGAKESALGRRKLIRNTMFGALALFPLSGVMLLRDLGPLPGTKLRHTIWSKGKLLVNMNTNLPLRPSDVAVGSLTFAKPEGLEETDEEFQTEIAKAALMIVRLQPENIKDKRELEWAHEGIVAFSKICTHVGCPISLYEQQTHHVLCPCHQSTFDLSDGARVIFGPAGHALPQLRIGVSDEGYLEALGDFEEPVGPAFWERG, from the coding sequence ATGAGTAGCCAAGACATTCCAGAAGAGAACCTGCCCGCTGAGCAGGACGCGCACGGCGCGGTGTCGGTCGCGGACGAGAACGACCCGTTCGCCGACCCGGGACTGCCGCCGCACGAGCACCGTGTCCAGGACATCGACGAGCGGGCCGCCAAGCGGTCCGAGCGCGTCGTCGCCTTCCTGTTCACGCTGTCGATGCTCGCCACCGTCGGCTTCATCGCCTCGTACGTGGGGATCCCGCACGACAAGGCGATCTTCGTCTTCCCGATCGGTCACATCAACGCGCTCAACTTCGCGCTGGGTCTGACCCTCGGTACGGCGCTCTTCGCCATCGGCGCGGGCGCGGTCCACTGGGCCCGCACCCTGATGTCCGACGTGGAGATCGCCGACGAGCGGCACGCGATCGAGGCGCCCCCCGAGGTCAAGGCCAAGGTCATGGCCGACTTCAAGGAGGGTGCCAAGGAGTCGGCGCTCGGCCGTCGCAAGCTGATCCGCAACACGATGTTCGGCGCGCTGGCCCTGTTCCCGCTCTCCGGCGTCATGCTGCTGCGCGACCTGGGCCCGCTGCCCGGGACCAAGCTCCGCCACACCATCTGGTCCAAGGGCAAGCTGCTCGTCAACATGAACACGAACCTGCCGCTGCGTCCCTCGGACGTGGCCGTCGGCTCGCTCACCTTCGCCAAGCCCGAGGGCCTGGAGGAGACCGACGAGGAGTTCCAGACCGAGATCGCCAAGGCGGCGCTGATGATCGTCCGGCTGCAGCCGGAGAACATCAAGGACAAGCGCGAGCTGGAGTGGGCGCACGAGGGCATCGTCGCCTTCTCGAAGATCTGCACCCACGTGGGCTGCCCGATCTCCCTGTACGAGCAGCAGACGCACCACGTGCTGTGCCCGTGCCACCAGTCCACCTTCGACCTCTCCGACGGTGCCCGAGTGATCTTCGGCCCGGCCGGTCACGCCCTGCCGCAGTTGCGCATCGGCGTGAGCGACGAGGGTTACCTCGAAGCGCTCGGCGACTTCGAGGAGCCCGTCGGTCCTGCATTCTGGGAGCGCGGATGA
- the trpD gene encoding anthranilate phosphoribosyltransferase: MSAVTPAGGDTAAARSWPDVLSALLAGQDLSTADTAWAMDRIMSGEAADAQIAGFLVALRAKGETVDEITGLVETMYAHAKPLHIPGPAVDIVGTGGDRAKTVNISTMSAIVIAGTGAKVVKHGNRAASSASGSSDVLEKLGINLNLPTEQVARVADEAGITFCFAAKFHPSMRFVGAVRGALGIPTAFNLLGPLTNPAKVTSSAVGCFDTRMAGLIAGVLAERGSSALVFRGDDGLDELTTTATSRVWIVRDGKVTEESFDPRDVGLELVPVEALRGADPEYNAGVARRLLDGETGPVRDAVLLNSAAALVALEAADGPLADRIRSGMEKAAESIDSGAAKRTLERWVAASNA, encoded by the coding sequence ATGAGCGCTGTGACCCCCGCTGGAGGCGACACCGCGGCGGCCCGTTCCTGGCCGGACGTACTGAGCGCGCTGCTGGCCGGACAGGACCTGAGCACCGCCGACACGGCATGGGCGATGGACCGCATCATGAGCGGTGAGGCGGCGGACGCGCAGATCGCCGGCTTCCTGGTGGCGCTGCGGGCCAAGGGCGAGACGGTCGACGAGATCACCGGTCTCGTGGAGACGATGTACGCCCACGCGAAGCCGCTGCACATCCCGGGACCGGCCGTCGACATCGTCGGCACCGGCGGGGACCGGGCCAAGACGGTCAACATCTCGACCATGTCGGCCATCGTGATCGCGGGCACCGGCGCGAAGGTCGTCAAGCACGGCAACCGCGCCGCGTCCTCCGCGAGCGGCTCATCCGACGTGCTGGAGAAGCTCGGCATCAACCTGAACCTGCCGACCGAGCAGGTTGCGCGGGTGGCGGACGAGGCCGGGATCACCTTCTGCTTCGCGGCCAAGTTCCACCCCTCGATGCGGTTCGTCGGCGCGGTCCGGGGGGCGCTGGGGATTCCGACCGCGTTCAACCTCCTCGGCCCGCTCACCAACCCGGCCAAGGTCACCTCGTCGGCGGTCGGCTGCTTCGACACCCGCATGGCCGGGCTCATCGCGGGCGTGCTGGCCGAACGCGGCTCCTCCGCGCTGGTGTTCCGCGGCGACGACGGCCTCGACGAGCTGACGACCACCGCCACCTCCCGGGTCTGGATCGTCCGCGACGGCAAGGTCACCGAGGAGTCCTTCGACCCGAGGGACGTCGGCCTCGAACTGGTCCCGGTGGAGGCCCTGCGCGGCGCCGACCCCGAGTACAACGCGGGCGTCGCCCGCCGCCTCCTGGACGGCGAGACGGGCCCCGTACGGGACGCCGTACTCCTGAACTCGGCGGCCGCCCTGGTGGCCCTGGAGGCGGCGGACGGGCCGTTGGCGGACCGGATCCGGTCCGGGATGGAGAAGGCGGCGGAGTCGATCGACTCGGGGGCCGCCAAGCGGACCCTGGAGCGCTGGGTCGCGGCCAGCAACGCGTAG
- a CDS encoding aminotransferase class V-fold PLP-dependent enzyme, whose protein sequence is MSVSTAAVVQTVCPPLPVLGRDVTVPLVTGGEVTYAALDYAASAPALQRVWDDVAAYAPYYGSVHRGAGYLSQLSTDLFENARRTVEEFLDCRPDDQLIFTRSTTDSLNLLAAALPAGCQVFVFETEHHASLLPWKDAEVTYLNAPRTPRQAVETLEQALAARDPHGPALVCVTGASNVTGELWPVRELAAAAHAHGARIVLDAAQLAPHHPVSVQDLDVDWIAFSGHKLYAPFGSGILAGRADWLQAADPYLAGGGASRKVTRREDGGVDVEWHDSAARHEAGSPNVIGAYSIASACKALTEAGFDTLVAREQYLIEKVRAGLAEVPQVKVLSLFGDDAPRVGVISFVVDGWNSSHFAAALSAEYGIGVRDGLFCAHPLVRTLLGSDPQTQGECGAPEAAPGEKSLNAIRVSFGAGTPDEHVERFVTAVRELVTDGAKWNYRTQDGRCVPAV, encoded by the coding sequence ATGTCTGTCTCCACCGCTGCCGTCGTCCAGACCGTTTGTCCCCCGCTGCCCGTTCTGGGCCGGGATGTCACCGTCCCGCTCGTGACGGGCGGCGAGGTCACCTACGCGGCGCTCGACTACGCGGCCAGCGCTCCCGCCCTCCAGCGCGTCTGGGACGACGTGGCGGCCTACGCCCCGTACTACGGCAGCGTCCACCGCGGCGCCGGCTACCTCTCGCAGCTCTCCACCGACCTGTTCGAGAACGCCCGCAGGACGGTCGAGGAGTTCCTGGACTGCCGCCCGGACGACCAACTGATCTTCACCCGCTCGACCACGGACTCCCTCAACCTCCTCGCCGCGGCCCTCCCCGCCGGCTGCCAGGTCTTCGTCTTCGAGACCGAGCACCACGCGTCCCTGTTGCCGTGGAAGGACGCCGAGGTCACCTACCTCAACGCCCCGCGCACCCCGCGCCAGGCCGTGGAAACCCTGGAGCAGGCCCTCGCTGCGAGGGACCCTCACGGCCCGGCCCTGGTCTGCGTCACCGGCGCCTCGAACGTCACCGGCGAGCTGTGGCCCGTCCGCGAACTCGCCGCCGCCGCGCATGCCCACGGCGCCCGGATCGTCCTGGACGCCGCCCAACTCGCCCCGCACCACCCGGTGTCCGTCCAGGACCTCGACGTCGACTGGATCGCCTTCTCCGGCCACAAGCTCTACGCCCCCTTCGGCTCCGGCATCCTGGCCGGCCGCGCCGACTGGCTCCAGGCGGCCGACCCCTACCTCGCCGGCGGCGGCGCCAGCCGCAAGGTCACCCGGCGCGAGGACGGGGGAGTGGACGTGGAGTGGCACGACAGCGCCGCGCGGCACGAGGCCGGCTCCCCGAACGTCATCGGCGCCTACTCCATCGCGTCGGCCTGCAAGGCGCTGACCGAGGCGGGCTTCGACACGCTGGTGGCCCGCGAGCAGTACCTGATCGAGAAGGTGCGGGCCGGCCTGGCCGAGGTCCCGCAGGTCAAGGTCCTGTCCCTCTTCGGCGACGACGCCCCGCGCGTCGGCGTCATCTCCTTCGTCGTCGACGGCTGGAACAGCTCCCACTTCGCCGCCGCCCTCTCCGCCGAGTACGGCATCGGCGTCCGCGACGGCCTCTTCTGCGCCCACCCCCTCGTCCGCACCCTGCTCGGCAGCGACCCCCAGACCCAGGGCGAGTGCGGAGCCCCCGAGGCGGCCCCCGGCGAGAAGTCCCTCAACGCGATCCGCGTGAGCTTCGGCGCGGGCACCCCGGACGAGCACGTCGAGCGCTTCGTGACGGCGGTACGGGAACTCGTGACCGACGGCGCGAAGTGGAACTACCGCACGCAGGACGGCCGTTGCGTGCCCGCCGTGTGA
- the qcrB gene encoding cytochrome bc1 complex cytochrome b subunit has protein sequence MSTNENNNERREKAPAGEKIADWADGRLGIYSLAKTNMRKIFPDHWSFMLGEVCLYSFVIIILTGVYLTLFFHPSMNEVTYHGSYVPLQGQLMSEAFNSTMHISFDVRGGLLIRQIHHWAALIFLAGMFVHMMRVFFTGAFRKPREVNWLFGFLLFVLGMFTGFTGYSLPDDLLSGTGVRFMEGAVLSVPIVGTYLSFFLFGGEFPGGDFVARFYSIHILLLPGIMLGLVVGHLILVFYHKHTQFAGPGKTNKNVVGMPLLPVYMAKAGGFFFLVFGVIAAVAAIASINPIWAMGPYRPDMVSTGAQPDWYMGFSEGLIRVMPGWEINFWGHTLVLGVFIPLVIFPLVLVSIAVYPFIESWVTGDKREHHILDRPRNAPTRTAFGAAWISWYFVLLVGGGNDIWATHFHLSINSITWFVRVGFFVVPVLVFLATKRVCLGLQRRDKDKVLHGRESGIIKRLPHGEFVEIHEPLSQDALHTLTAHEQYAPAAIGATVDENGVERKVKGYQKLRAKLSEAYYGEESQIPKPTVEEYKEITSGHGHH, from the coding sequence ATGAGCACCAACGAGAACAACAACGAGCGGCGCGAGAAAGCACCGGCCGGCGAGAAGATCGCCGACTGGGCGGACGGTCGGCTCGGGATCTACTCCCTGGCCAAGACCAACATGCGCAAGATCTTCCCCGACCACTGGTCGTTCATGTTGGGCGAGGTCTGCCTCTACAGCTTCGTGATCATCATCCTCACGGGTGTGTATCTGACGCTGTTCTTCCACCCGTCGATGAACGAGGTGACGTACCACGGCAGCTATGTCCCGCTCCAGGGGCAGCTCATGTCGGAGGCGTTCAACTCGACCATGCACATCTCCTTCGATGTGCGCGGTGGTCTGCTGATCCGCCAGATCCACCACTGGGCGGCGCTGATCTTCCTCGCCGGCATGTTCGTGCACATGATGCGCGTGTTCTTCACGGGCGCGTTCCGCAAGCCGCGTGAGGTCAACTGGCTGTTCGGCTTCCTGCTGTTCGTCCTGGGCATGTTCACCGGTTTCACCGGTTACTCGCTCCCGGACGACCTGCTCTCCGGCACCGGTGTCCGCTTCATGGAGGGCGCGGTCCTGTCCGTGCCGATCGTCGGCACGTACCTGTCGTTCTTCCTCTTCGGCGGCGAGTTCCCGGGCGGCGACTTCGTCGCACGGTTCTACTCGATCCACATCCTGCTGCTGCCGGGCATCATGCTCGGCCTGGTGGTCGGCCACCTGATCCTGGTCTTCTACCACAAGCACACGCAGTTCGCGGGTCCCGGAAAGACGAACAAGAACGTCGTCGGCATGCCGCTGCTGCCGGTCTACATGGCCAAGGCCGGAGGCTTCTTCTTCCTGGTCTTCGGTGTCATCGCGGCCGTCGCGGCGATCGCCTCGATCAACCCGATCTGGGCGATGGGCCCCTACCGGCCGGACATGGTGTCCACGGGCGCCCAGCCCGACTGGTACATGGGCTTCTCCGAGGGCCTGATCCGTGTCATGCCGGGCTGGGAGATCAACTTCTGGGGCCACACGCTCGTCCTGGGCGTGTTCATCCCGCTGGTGATCTTCCCGCTGGTCCTGGTCTCGATCGCGGTCTACCCGTTCATCGAGTCCTGGGTCACCGGCGACAAGCGCGAGCACCACATCCTGGACCGCCCGCGCAACGCCCCGACCCGTACGGCCTTCGGTGCCGCGTGGATCTCGTGGTACTTTGTCCTGCTCGTCGGTGGCGGCAACGACATCTGGGCCACGCACTTCCACCTGTCGATCAACTCGATCACCTGGTTCGTGCGCGTCGGCTTCTTCGTCGTGCCGGTCCTCGTGTTCCTCGCCACCAAGCGGGTCTGCCTCGGCCTCCAGCGCCGCGACAAGGACAAGGTGCTGCACGGCCGCGAGTCCGGCATCATCAAGCGCCTGCCGCACGGTGAGTTCGTCGAGATCCACGAGCCGCTCAGCCAGGACGCGCTGCACACGCTCACCGCGCACGAGCAGTACGCACCGGCCGCGATCGGCGCGACGGTCGACGAGAACGGTGTCGAGCGCAAGGTGAAGGGCTACCAGAAGCTGCGCGCCAAGCTGAGCGAGGCGTACTACGGCGAGGAGTCCCAGATCCCCAAGCCCACCGTCGAGGAGTACAAGGAGATCACGAGCGGCCACGGCCACCACTGA
- a CDS encoding L,D-transpeptidase, which produces MSHTPRTRTVVGCTLLVISLGAGFTACGSGGGNPLSAEPYDAAGQISFNGPSGNGKKADPDKPLVVTVDGDDGRITDVTAMDATGRYVTGELAADGTRWHSTSPLAANARYTVRVSTEDEDGAPGRKVLTFDTTKPTAKKSLTVKFGPDTGTYGVGQPVTAELNMPVKDKAQRAIVERALRVDSVPAVEGAWHWVDDKELHYRPKEYWPAHATVRVRSDLDGVKISDRLRGGASKGLKLTTGDKIVAVTDAASHEMTVYKNGEEINEIPVTTGKPGFETRNGVKVVLGKEYFVRMRGTTVGISEGSSDSYDLPVYYATRVTWSGEYVHAAPWSVGSQGSENVSHGCTGMSTGNAEWFFDTIHQGDVVKVVNSNGDDMEPFGNGYGDWNLGWKKWRGGSALVGGTPDGPRPEDAARLRPESV; this is translated from the coding sequence ATGAGCCACACACCGCGCACCCGCACCGTCGTCGGCTGCACCCTGCTGGTGATCTCGCTCGGCGCGGGCTTCACCGCCTGCGGGTCCGGCGGCGGCAACCCGCTGTCGGCCGAGCCGTACGACGCGGCGGGGCAGATCTCCTTCAACGGCCCGTCCGGCAACGGCAAGAAGGCCGACCCCGACAAGCCTCTGGTCGTCACCGTCGACGGTGACGACGGACGGATCACGGACGTCACGGCCATGGACGCCACGGGACGCTACGTCACGGGCGAACTCGCCGCCGACGGCACCCGCTGGCACAGCACCTCCCCGCTGGCCGCCAACGCCCGCTACACGGTCCGGGTGAGCACGGAGGACGAGGACGGCGCCCCCGGCCGCAAGGTCCTCACCTTCGACACCACCAAGCCGACCGCCAAGAAGAGCCTGACCGTCAAGTTCGGTCCGGACACGGGCACGTACGGCGTGGGTCAGCCGGTCACCGCCGAACTGAACATGCCCGTCAAGGACAAGGCGCAGCGGGCCATCGTGGAACGCGCCCTCAGAGTGGACTCCGTGCCCGCCGTGGAGGGCGCCTGGCACTGGGTGGACGACAAGGAACTCCACTACCGCCCCAAGGAGTACTGGCCCGCCCACGCCACCGTCCGGGTGCGCAGCGACCTCGACGGCGTGAAGATCAGCGACCGCCTCCGGGGCGGCGCCTCGAAGGGGCTCAAGCTCACCACCGGCGACAAGATCGTCGCCGTGACGGACGCCGCGTCCCACGAGATGACGGTCTACAAGAACGGCGAGGAGATCAACGAGATCCCCGTCACCACCGGCAAGCCCGGCTTCGAGACCCGAAACGGCGTCAAGGTCGTACTGGGCAAGGAGTACTTCGTACGGATGCGCGGTACCACCGTCGGCATCTCCGAGGGCTCCTCGGACTCGTACGACCTCCCCGTCTACTACGCGACCCGGGTCACCTGGAGCGGCGAGTACGTCCACGCCGCCCCCTGGTCCGTGGGCTCCCAGGGCTCCGAGAACGTCAGCCACGGCTGCACCGGCATGAGCACCGGCAACGCCGAGTGGTTCTTCGACACCATCCACCAGGGCGATGTCGTCAAGGTCGTCAACTCCAACGGCGACGACATGGAACCCTTCGGCAACGGCTACGGCGACTGGAACCTCGGCTGGAAGAAATGGCGAGGCGGCAGCGCGTTGGTAGGCGGAACCCCGGATGGTCCGAGGCCGGAGGACGCGGCGCGCTTGCGGCCAGAGTCGGTGTGA
- the ctaE gene encoding aa3-type cytochrome oxidase subunit III, with amino-acid sequence MSVVATATTVETGHAHPSVNRPNLTSVGTIIWLSSELMFFAALFAMYFTLRSVTGPDHWKEMASHLNLPFSATNTTILVLSSLTCQLGVFAAERGDVKKLRGWFIITFVMGAIFIGGQIFEYTELVKKDGLSLSSDPYGSVFYLTTGFHGMHVTGGLIAFLFVLGRTYAAKRFTHEQATAAIVVSYYWHFVDVVWIGLFATIYLIK; translated from the coding sequence ATGTCGGTCGTGGCGACAGCAACGACAGTAGAAACCGGGCACGCGCACCCGTCGGTCAACCGGCCGAACCTCACCAGCGTCGGAACCATCATCTGGCTGAGTTCCGAGCTGATGTTCTTCGCGGCCCTCTTCGCGATGTACTTCACCCTGCGATCGGTGACCGGTCCGGATCACTGGAAGGAGATGGCGAGCCATCTCAACCTTCCGTTCTCCGCGACCAACACCACGATCCTGGTGCTCTCCTCCCTCACCTGCCAGCTCGGCGTCTTCGCCGCCGAGCGCGGGGACGTGAAGAAGCTCCGGGGCTGGTTCATCATCACGTTCGTGATGGGTGCGATCTTCATCGGCGGTCAGATCTTCGAGTACACGGAGCTGGTGAAGAAGGACGGCCTGTCGCTGTCCTCCGACCCGTACGGCTCGGTGTTCTACCTGACCACCGGGTTCCACGGCATGCACGTGACGGGCGGCCTCATCGCCTTCCTGTTCGTCCTCGGACGTACCTACGCGGCGAAGAGGTTCACTCACGAACAGGCGACCGCGGCCATCGTCGTGTCCTACTACTGGCACTTCGTCGATGTCGTCTGGATCGGCCTCTTCGCCACGATCTACTTGATCAAGTAG